Within Streptomyces antibioticus, the genomic segment GGTGGAGGGCTGGACGACGATGACGTTCGCCTGGTCGCAGGGGCCCAGGCAGTCCGTCGTACGGACCTGGAAGGCGCCGTCGGAGGCGGCGGCCGCCGCGCGGAGCCGGTCGAGCTGCCCGGCGTGGTCGTAGCCGGGGTGTTTGCGGGCGTCGCCGCAGCAGCAGCCCCGGCACACCACGAGCGTGCAGGGGCGGCTGCCGGCGGCGCCGATCAGCGCGCGTTGACCTGGAACCATCCCGGTCAGGAGGCCGAGAGGCCGACGTGGGACAGGGCCTGGCGGAGCAGGAAGCCGTGTCCGCCCGGCATCTCGCTCTGCACCGCGGGCGAGACCGCCTCCTGGGGGCTGAACCACACCAGGTCCAGCGCGTCCTGCCGCGGCCGGCAGTCGCCCGACACCGGCACGATGTAGGCCAGCGACACCGCGTGCTGACGCGGGTCGTGGTACGGCGTGACGCCCTGCGTCGGGAAGTACTCGGCCACCGTGAACGGCTGGAGCGAGGTCGGCACCCGCGGCAGCGCCACCGGGCCGAGGTCCTTCTCCAGATGCCGCAGCAGGGCGTCCCGGACCCGCTCGTGGTGCAGGACCCGGCCGGAGACCAGGGTCCGGCTGACGTTGCCGTCCGGGCCGATGCGCAGCAGCAGGCCGATGCTGGTGACTTCGCCGCTCTCGTCGACGCGCACGGGCACGGCCTCGACGTACAGGATCGGCATCCGGGCGCGGGTCAGTTCGAGCTCGTCCTGACTCAGCCAACCGGGCGTGGTCTCGGTCATGTCTGACATTGCTTGATCATACTTTCAGTGTCCGTCGGGAAGCCGGTAGACCTGGCGGGCGTTGTCCGCCGCGGCCCAGCGTGCCAGGCGCAACGCGTCGGCCAGGGCCAGTTCGTCGGCGTCCACCCGGTCCTGGAGCAGCTCCCCGAGACCCCGGCGGAACGCCAGCGCGCCCAGCCCGTAGAACTCCGCCACACCGTAGGCGTCGGAGCTGTACAGCAGTTTGCGGAACGGTGTGATCTCCAGCGCCTCCTCCAGGACCGCCCGGGCCCGCGCGGGGCCGACGTGGTGCAGGGTCAGCCCCACGTCCAGGTACACCTGCTCGAACACCGCGGCCAGATAACCGGCCTGCCGCTGGTACGGCCAGCAGTGCAGGAGCAGCACCGGGATCGTGCCCGCGATCAGGCGCAGCCAGTCCGTGAGATGGGCCGGATCCACGGAGTGCAGCCGGATGTCGGGGTCGCCGAAGCCGGTGTGGAGCTGGAGCGGCAGTCCGAGGTCCACCGCCGTCCACAGCAGATGCCGTACCAGGACCGGGTCGTCGAGCCGCCCGCCGCGGGCCAGCCAGCGCCGGGCCGCCCGGGTCACGTCCGCGTCCGAGGGCCGGGCCGGGTCCAGCACGAAGCCGGTGCGGTAGGCCGCCACCGACTTCACGCCGACCACCCCGGGCCGGCGCACCGCGTCCAGCGCGGCCGACCGGAACGCGTCGGCGTAACCGCCCGCGTCGACGCCCCGCCCGGCCACGGCCTCCGCGACGGACTCCAGCCGGACCACCTCGTACGCCACCACCTCGTGCGCCACCGCCCCGGCCGCCGCCGCGAGTTCGGCGGGGCTGGTGAGCGGCTGCGGCGTGTACCCGGTGTCGACGCAGAACACCCCGGTGCGGGCCGCGGCGAGGAACCGCCGGTTCACCTCGGCCGGGCCCAGCTCGGCCCGCCGGGCCAGATAGACGTCGGCGGGGGCGTGCCGCTCCAGGCCGAGCACCGGCGCGCAGTACCGGCGCACGGCCACCCCGGCGGGGGTGTCGAAGGTCGTGGTGCCGGGCCATCGTCCGCCCTCGGTGAGCAGCGCCTCGAAGTCCGGCCGGTCCAGCGGCACGGTGACCACGCCGTGGCAGTGGTGGTCCACCAGCTCGAGGTCCGCGAGCGCCTGGTGGACGGGGCCGCCGGCCATCTCAGTACACCCAGCGGTAGGCGGCGGCCACCCGCTCGTCGTCCAGCCCGGCGACGGCGTCGATCTCACCCTGCCGTACGGCGGCCACCGCGTCGGCGAGGACCGGGCCGAGCGCGTCGCGCAGCACCTCGTCCGCGCGGAACGCGGTGACGGCGTCGGCGAGGGACGTCGGCAGCCGCCGTACGCCCCGCGCCCGTGCCTCGGCGGCGGGGAGCGCGGCCGGGTCGCCGGTGGTCTCCTCCGGCAGGACGGCGGCCCGCGCGATCCCGTCCAGCCCGGCCGCGATCAGCGTGCCGAGCAGCAGATAGGGGTTGGCGGCCAGGTCCACGGGCTTCACCTCGACGTTGGCCTGCCGCTCCCGGGCGCCGGCCGTGCCCCGCACCAGACGCAGGGCCGCCTCCCGGGTCTCCAGGCCCCAGGCGGTGAACACCCCGGCCCACTGGGAGGGTTTGAGCCGCAGATAGCCGGCCGGGCTGGGCGCGGTCACCGCCGTCAGGGCGGGCAGCCGGTCCAGGATCCCGGCGGCGAACGCCTCCGCGTCGGCCGTCATCCCGTACCGGCGTGCGCCCCCGGCGTGCAGATTGACGCCGTCGCGCCAGGCGGAGAGGTGGACGTGCCCGCCGTTGCCGACGCCCTCGGCGGTGACGGCGGGGGAGAAGGAGACCCGCAGCCCGTGCCGCAGCGCCACCGCCCGGATCGTCTGGCGGACCAGGACACTGCGGTCGGCCGCCGCCACCGGGTCCAGGGCGCCCACCGAGATCTCGAACTGGCCCGGCGCGTACTCGGGATGGATCTGCTCGACGTCCACGCCCTGCGCCGCGCACGCGGCCAGCAGTTCGGCGGTGTACGCGCTCAGCTCGACCTGCCGGGTCGCCCCGTACGCGGGACCGGTCGTCGCCGGGACGAACTCCCCGGCGGGCGCCGAGTCCAGGCCCACCGACCACTCGATCTCGATGCCGGCCCGGAACGCGAGACCGTGCTCGCGCGCCGCGTCGGCGACGATCCGGCGCAGGACCGTGCGCGAGCAGCCCGGGTGCCGGGTGCCGTCCTGGGTGATCCGGTCGACGGGCGCCCACGCCCACCCCGGCTGCCCGGCCAGCGCCACCAGCCGGTCGAGGTCGGGATGGAGCCGCAGATCGCCGTCCGGGGAGCCGAGCACATCGGTGGTGACGATGTGGTCGTTCGCGAGGAACGTGTCGAACACCGGGGACATGCCCACGCCCCAGGCCACCGCCTGCTCCAGCCGGGCCGTCGGGACCGTCTTCACCCGGCCCACGCCGGCCGTGTCGACGTACGACAGGACGACGCCGTGGACGCCCCGCGCGGACAGTTCCCCGGCGAGCGCGCCGGCCCGCTCCACCTCGCCGGGGCGGCCACCGGGAACCGGGTCGGCCAGGGTCGTCATACGTCCTCCACGATCGGTCGTCCGTACGTGTCCGTCAGGCTTTCACGGCCGCCGGGACCGCCGGAACAGCACATCAGGCCGGGCCGGTCACCGCCGTCCCGACCGCTTCGGGGTCCCCCGGTAGGGTGACGGTCCGGCCGGTGCGCAGCGGCAGGACGGCGCCGGACGCAGCACAGGAAGCAGGACATGCCCTACTCGCACGCCCCCCGCCCGACCGTCCCCGGCCCCGGCGCCGACCCCGCCGGCATCCGGCTGGTCGTCACCGACATGGACGGCACCCTGCTGGACGACGCCAAACGGCCGCCCGCCGGACTGTGGGACACGCTGGCCCGGCTGCGCGAGCGCGGTGTCCTCTTCACCCCGGCCAGCGGACGCCAGTACGCCACCCTGGCCGCCCAGTTCGCGGAGGTCGCCGACGGGATGGTGTTCATCGCCGAGAACGGCACCTATGTGGTGCGCGACGGCGTGGAACTCAGCTCCGACCCGCTGGACCCGGCCGTCGTGGCCCGCCTCGTAGGGACCGTACGACGGCTCGCGGCCGCCGGCACCGATCTGGGCGCCGTGGTCTGCGGCAAGCGGTCCGCGTACGTCGAGCGCTCCGACCCGGCCTTCCTGGCCGAGGTGGAGCAGTACTACCTGCGCTGCGAGGTCGTCGAGGACGCCGCGGCCGTCGACGACGACGTGATCAAGGTCGCCCTGTTCGACTTCGGGGCCGCCGAGGAGACCACCGCCCCGGCGCTCGCCGCGTTCGCCGCCACTCACCAGGTCGTGGTCTCCGGCGAGCACTGGGTCGACGTCATGAACCGCACCGCCAACAAGGGTGCCGCGCTGCGCCGGCTCCAGCGGGAGCTGGGCATCACCCCCGCCCAGACCATGGTGTTCGGCGACTACCTCAACGACCTGGAGATGCTGGACGCCGCCGACTGGTCGTTCGCCATGGCCAACGCCCACCCGGAGGTCGTGCGCCGGGCCCGCCATCTGGCCCCGTCCAACAACGACGACGGGGTGCTGCGCACCATCACGCGCGTGCTGGGCCTCCCGCCCGGGTAGGACGGCGGCGGGAGGCGACATGAGCGCAGGCGACACCAGCGCGGCGGCGGCCGTGGCCCGGCTGGCCGGTGACATCACCTCGGACCTGGAACAGGGGGACCTGGAGGACTTCTACCGGGATCTGCACCGCCACCCCGAACTCTCCTTCCAGGAACACCGCACCGCCGCCCGGCTCGCCGGCCGGCTGCGCGCCGCCGGGTACACGGTGACCGAGGGCGTCGCCCGCACCGGCGTGGTCGCGGTCCTCGCCCGCGGCGACGGTCCGGTGGTGTGGCTGCGCGGCGACATGGACGCGCTGCCGGTGCCCGAGGCGACCGGGCTGCCGTACGCCTCCACCGTCGACGGCGTGATGCACGCCTGCGGTCACGATCTGCACGTCACCTGGCTCGCGGCCGCCGCCGGGGCGCTCGCCGCGGCCCGCGAGACCTGGTCCGGCACGCTGGTGGTCGTCGGACAGCCCGCCGAGGAGGCGGGCGGCGGGGCGGCGGCGATGGTCGCGGACGGGATCCACGAGCGGTTCCCGCGCCCCGACGCGCTGTTCGGCCAGCATGTCGCGCCCGGCCTCGCCGGCTTCTTCCCGCACACCCCCGGTCTGACCCTGTCGGCCTCCGACGACATCGAGGTCGTCGTGCACGGGGTGGGCGGGCACGGATCGCGGCCCGAGTCGACCGTGGACCCGGTGGTGACGGCCGCCTACGTCGTCACCCGGCTCCAGACCGTCGTCGCCCGGGAGGTCGCGGCGGGCGAGTCGGTGGTGCTCACCGTGGGCCGCTTCCACGCCGGGACGAAGGCCAACGTCATCCCCGCCGAGGCCCGGCTCTCCCTGAACGTGCGCACCCAGGACACCCGGGTGCGCGACCGCGTCCTGGCCGCCGTCCGGCGGATCGTGGAGGGCGAGTGCGCCGCCGCGGGCTGCCCGGTGCCGCCCGGCATCACGGTGGTCCCCGGCTGTCCCAGCACGGTCAACGACCCCGTCCTGGACGGGGAGATCGC encodes:
- a CDS encoding amidohydrolase, which gives rise to MSAGDTSAAAAVARLAGDITSDLEQGDLEDFYRDLHRHPELSFQEHRTAARLAGRLRAAGYTVTEGVARTGVVAVLARGDGPVVWLRGDMDALPVPEATGLPYASTVDGVMHACGHDLHVTWLAAAAGALAAARETWSGTLVVVGQPAEEAGGGAAAMVADGIHERFPRPDALFGQHVAPGLAGFFPHTPGLTLSASDDIEVVVHGVGGHGSRPESTVDPVVTAAYVVTRLQTVVAREVAAGESVVLTVGRFHAGTKANVIPAEARLSLNVRTQDTRVRDRVLAAVRRIVEGECAAAGCPVPPGITVVPGCPSTVNDPVLDGEIAAVHRELFGAHTVFDFGPVMGSEDFSLLAPPGVPYDYWYVTSTPAAVWDAAPGRDLAEKLAGVPGNHSPSFAPDTSVLVPGARTLVSAALARLSS
- a CDS encoding NUDIX hydrolase family protein — encoded protein: MTETTPGWLSQDELELTRARMPILYVEAVPVRVDESGEVTSIGLLLRIGPDGNVSRTLVSGRVLHHERVRDALLRHLEKDLGPVALPRVPTSLQPFTVAEYFPTQGVTPYHDPRQHAVSLAYIVPVSGDCRPRQDALDLVWFSPQEAVSPAVQSEMPGGHGFLLRQALSHVGLSAS
- a CDS encoding glutamine synthetase family protein — translated: MTTLADPVPGGRPGEVERAGALAGELSARGVHGVVLSYVDTAGVGRVKTVPTARLEQAVAWGVGMSPVFDTFLANDHIVTTDVLGSPDGDLRLHPDLDRLVALAGQPGWAWAPVDRITQDGTRHPGCSRTVLRRIVADAAREHGLAFRAGIEIEWSVGLDSAPAGEFVPATTGPAYGATRQVELSAYTAELLAACAAQGVDVEQIHPEYAPGQFEISVGALDPVAAADRSVLVRQTIRAVALRHGLRVSFSPAVTAEGVGNGGHVHLSAWRDGVNLHAGGARRYGMTADAEAFAAGILDRLPALTAVTAPSPAGYLRLKPSQWAGVFTAWGLETREAALRLVRGTAGARERQANVEVKPVDLAANPYLLLGTLIAAGLDGIARAAVLPEETTGDPAALPAAEARARGVRRLPTSLADAVTAFRADEVLRDALGPVLADAVAAVRQGEIDAVAGLDDERVAAAYRWVY
- a CDS encoding Cof-type HAD-IIB family hydrolase — its product is MPYSHAPRPTVPGPGADPAGIRLVVTDMDGTLLDDAKRPPAGLWDTLARLRERGVLFTPASGRQYATLAAQFAEVADGMVFIAENGTYVVRDGVELSSDPLDPAVVARLVGTVRRLAAAGTDLGAVVCGKRSAYVERSDPAFLAEVEQYYLRCEVVEDAAAVDDDVIKVALFDFGAAEETTAPALAAFAATHQVVVSGEHWVDVMNRTANKGAALRRLQRELGITPAQTMVFGDYLNDLEMLDAADWSFAMANAHPEVVRRARHLAPSNNDDGVLRTITRVLGLPPG
- a CDS encoding amidohydrolase family protein, with translation MAGGPVHQALADLELVDHHCHGVVTVPLDRPDFEALLTEGGRWPGTTTFDTPAGVAVRRYCAPVLGLERHAPADVYLARRAELGPAEVNRRFLAAARTGVFCVDTGYTPQPLTSPAELAAAAGAVAHEVVAYEVVRLESVAEAVAGRGVDAGGYADAFRSAALDAVRRPGVVGVKSVAAYRTGFVLDPARPSDADVTRAARRWLARGGRLDDPVLVRHLLWTAVDLGLPLQLHTGFGDPDIRLHSVDPAHLTDWLRLIAGTIPVLLLHCWPYQRQAGYLAAVFEQVYLDVGLTLHHVGPARARAVLEEALEITPFRKLLYSSDAYGVAEFYGLGALAFRRGLGELLQDRVDADELALADALRLARWAAADNARQVYRLPDGH